One window from the genome of Capsicum annuum cultivar UCD-10X-F1 unplaced genomic scaffold, UCD10Xv1.1 ctg2986, whole genome shotgun sequence encodes:
- the LOC124891061 gene encoding probable leucine-rich repeat receptor-like protein kinase At1g35710, whose translation MAIPPSLGNLNNLFNLFLYENQLSGSVPEEIGYLWSLTELALSTNFLNGSIPASLGNLNNLSLLSLYENHLSGSIPPEIGDLTNAKVFYAFSNELFGPIPAEIGKMKSLQNLSLNTNNLFGLIPKTIGNLTEFKLLDLYANQLSGPIPSEWGTLKKLNDLLLSYNQLSGPIPSELGKLKKLSDLLLFYNQLSGPIPSELGKLQKHNDLGLSNNQLSGPIPSELGNLKNLNYLELDSNQLAGCILAELGYLRSLTELVLSTNSLNGSIPASLGDLNNLSYLHLDRNLLSGPIPTEIGKMKSLQN comes from the coding sequence ATGGCTATTCCTCCTTCATTGGGGAATTTGAACAACTTGTTCAATCTGTTTCTTTATGAGAATCAACTTTCTGGCTCCGTTCCGGAAGAAATAGGTTACCTATGGTCTCTTACTGAACTAGCTTTGAGTACCAATTTTCTTAATGGTTCTATTCCTGCTTCATTGGGGAATTTGAACAACTTGTCCCTTTTGTCTCTTTATGAGAACCACCTTTCTGGTTCTATCCCTCCAGAAATAGGTGACTTGACCAATGCAAAAGTGTTCTACGCTTTCTCCAATGAATTGTTTGGTCCCATTCCTGCAGAAATAGGAAAGATGAAGTCACTTCAGAATTTAAGCTTAAACACAAACAATCTTTTTGGTCTAATTCCAAAAACTATAGGTAACTTAACTGAGTTCAAACTTCTGGACCTTTATGCTAATCAACTCTCTGGCCCAATTCCTAGTGAGTGGGGGACGCTGAAAAAACTCAACGATCTATTATTATCATATAATCAACTCTCTGGCCCAATTCCTAGTGAGTTGGGGAAGCTGAAAAAACTCAGCGATCTGTTATTATTCTATAATCAACTCTCTGGCCCAATTCCTAGTGAGTTGGGGAAGCTGCAAAAACACAACGATCTGGGATTATCCAATAATCAACTCTCTGGCCCAATTCCTAGTGAGTTGGGGAATCTGAAAAACCTCAATTATCTGGAATTAGACAGTAATCAACTCGCTGGCTGTATTCTGGCAGAATTAGGTTACCTAAGGTCTCTTACAGAACTAGTTTTGAGTACCAACTCTCTTAATGGTTCTATTCCTGCTTCTTTGGGGGATTTGAACAACTTGTCTTATTTGCATCTTGATAGGAATCTTCTTTCTGGTCCTATTCCTACAGAAATAGGGAAGATGAAGTCCCTTCAGAATTGA